The following proteins are co-located in the Acinetobacter shaoyimingii genome:
- the map gene encoding type I methionyl aminopeptidase: MNSTYEAPRRLIKTPDEIEKMRVAGRLAAEVLDMIKPHIKPGVSTLELDTICHDYIVNKQDAIPACLGYGAAPGRPAFQHVICTSVNHVVCHGIPSEAKILKKGDILNIDVTVIKDGYHGDTNMMYIVGGETSILAERLCKVAQEAMYRGMATVKPGSTIGDIGHAIQQYVEAERFGVVREYCGHGIGTVFHDEPQVLHYGQANSGMILEEGMTFTIEPMVNGGDWKTKLLGDKWTVVTKDHSLSAQYEHTILVTKTGIEVLTARPEEDLSRFQ; this comes from the coding sequence ATGAACAGTACTTACGAGGCTCCACGTCGATTAATTAAAACCCCAGACGAAATTGAAAAAATGCGTGTGGCAGGACGACTGGCAGCAGAAGTTTTGGATATGATCAAACCGCATATCAAACCAGGTGTCTCTACACTTGAACTTGATACGATTTGTCATGATTATATTGTCAATAAACAAGATGCCATTCCAGCTTGTTTAGGTTACGGCGCAGCTCCTGGCCGCCCTGCTTTCCAACATGTGATTTGTACTTCTGTCAACCATGTCGTTTGTCATGGTATTCCATCAGAAGCGAAGATTCTCAAAAAAGGCGATATTCTCAATATTGATGTCACTGTCATCAAAGATGGTTATCACGGCGATACCAATATGATGTATATCGTGGGTGGTGAGACTTCAATTTTGGCAGAGCGTTTATGCAAAGTAGCACAGGAAGCCATGTACCGCGGTATGGCAACGGTTAAACCTGGTTCAACCATTGGCGATATTGGCCATGCCATTCAACAATATGTTGAAGCGGAACGCTTTGGTGTAGTTCGTGAATACTGTGGTCACGGTATTGGTACAGTTTTCCATGATGAACCACAAGTGCTTCACTATGGTCAAGCAAACTCTGGCATGATCTTAGAAGAAGGTATGACCTTTACCATTGAACCAATGGTCAATGGTGGTGACTGGAAAACTAAACTTCTAGGTGATAAATGGACCGTTGTGACAAAAGATCACAGTTTGTCAGCTCAATATGAGCATACAATCCTTGTGACAAAAACAGGAATTGAAGTGTTAACAGCACGTCCTGAAGAAGATTTATCTCGTTTTCAATAA
- a CDS encoding OmpW/AlkL family protein, whose translation MKKTLLCLATTLALVPSLSQAKSPYFSLQDGENFKRFSVSVGALYVKPTGNAQPFRANTSIANGETAKVGTIKRETVLSNIDSERDPGSTAKLLQLVDNVNNYLPSNFQILDTLPSGMSGSAEIYGLDSWNNPGTGLEADDVTTLGIMTNYFFTDNISFEIKAGIPPKVDLKGKGQINAPFVATANPLVIPEQLRDDLNINLGGWINNFIDNLPNIPLESMYLKNSIPITNLEKYGAVASARAWTPAFEFQYHFGKTGVNKFRPYVGVGMMYAYFNELELNPGLKTDLVNAGHMIANIKNGQAGAALEKKDSGTDIKVKVDAGDAFAPVATAGFTYDFNDRWFAAGSVSYAHLTGDTTITVSNKENGQLIKSTADIEINPLLVYAGVGYRF comes from the coding sequence ATGAAAAAAACATTATTATGCCTTGCAACAACTTTAGCTCTTGTCCCAAGTCTAAGCCAAGCAAAATCACCTTATTTTAGCCTACAAGATGGTGAAAATTTTAAACGTTTTTCAGTTTCAGTGGGTGCACTGTATGTAAAACCAACTGGTAATGCTCAACCCTTTAGAGCCAATACCAGTATTGCCAATGGTGAAACAGCCAAAGTCGGTACAATTAAAAGAGAAACTGTCTTAAGCAATATTGATTCTGAAAGAGATCCTGGTTCAACAGCTAAGCTACTTCAATTGGTTGATAACGTGAATAATTATTTGCCAAGTAATTTTCAGATCTTAGACACATTACCCTCAGGTATGAGTGGCTCTGCTGAAATTTACGGATTAGATTCTTGGAATAATCCAGGAACAGGGTTGGAAGCAGATGATGTTACCACATTAGGGATTATGACCAATTATTTCTTTACTGATAATATTTCTTTTGAAATAAAGGCAGGAATTCCACCAAAAGTTGACCTAAAAGGTAAAGGGCAAATTAATGCACCTTTCGTCGCAACAGCAAACCCATTGGTGATTCCAGAACAGTTACGCGATGATCTAAATATTAATTTAGGTGGTTGGATTAATAATTTTATTGACAATTTACCTAATATTCCTCTTGAGTCCATGTACTTAAAAAATAGTATTCCTATTACAAATCTTGAAAAGTACGGAGCCGTAGCTTCAGCACGGGCTTGGACACCTGCTTTCGAATTCCAATATCATTTTGGTAAAACTGGCGTAAATAAATTCCGACCTTACGTAGGTGTGGGTATGATGTACGCTTACTTCAATGAATTAGAATTGAATCCTGGACTAAAAACTGATTTAGTCAATGCAGGTCATATGATTGCCAATATTAAAAATGGCCAAGCTGGTGCTGCATTAGAAAAGAAAGACAGTGGTACTGATATTAAAGTGAAAGTTGATGCTGGTGATGCATTTGCTCCTGTAGCTACCGCTGGTTTCACTTATGATTTCAATGATCGTTGGTTTGCTGCTGGTTCTGTGTCTTATGCACACTTGACTGGCGATACCACAATTACCGTGAGCAATAAAGAAAATGGTCAATTGATCAAATCCACAGCAGATATCGAAATTAACCCGTTACTGGTATACGCAGGTGTCGGTTACCGTTTCTAA